Below is a genomic region from Culicoides brevitarsis isolate CSIRO-B50_1 chromosome 2, AGI_CSIRO_Cbre_v1, whole genome shotgun sequence.
GAagactaaataaaataaatatttaactcggaatttggtgaaaaaagttttttggaaCCGAGACTCGTCAAAGAAGTAAATTTGAGTCatgaaatttcgattttcagaGGAAGTTATTAGATTTTTgggttattaaatttttttagctacaTTTTTACATTGcagattttggaaaaatttatggaattcaagttaaaaagtaacattttagTAAACTTTGCtatattttttgtcccaaaatttaatttatttgaaaaaaaaaataaaaaaattaaatttcaaatacctaatttttaaaaattcatgaaaatgcaaaaaaaattatctaaaaaattcaaaaaatcaattttatgagAAGCATCAAAGAaacacgaaattttatttaaaaattttattttatttttcaaatttatgaactttttgtcacaagaaaaaattttttttggtcaatttctgtaaagcttaaaaaactttcgaaatattgaatttcaaaattaaattgaatttaaaaaactaaaacagaGGATTGtaacaattatattttatgtgtaaaaaatttaaaataaaaaaaaaataggaatcttcaaaaaaaaaaaatttttaaaaattgaaaaattaaaaaaaaataatttttaattttttctttgttcaaaaagtttttttcttaagtatttcgataaaattttaagctgaaaattataaaaaaaaataaaattttaatttttttaagtctttgGACCAAAAATAGATTAAACTCTACTGAAAGGCGACTTTCCAActtaatttctattatttttttccgaaatctGCCAAAAagataagcaaaaaattctgagtgaattaagtttttttaaaataatccgctaaaattgaaaaaaaatcaacaatttttataccttttaccgaaaatgtaattaaaacagaaaacacacattttttataaacttctaTCGATATATTACCAAAAAAGTATCTTATGACTAAATTTACAAGTTATTTCGTATGTAAGTAAGTAATGTATAGAATAACCAGCCATCTACCAGACTCTTTTAGATAACAACACACTCGTGCGAGAATTTGCCTTGGACATATTCGAGGGTACCAGGAGTTGGACattctacaaaaaatcgaaatttatcatttttcacaaaaaaaaaataataaaactcacTTCTCTGACACCGCGATCCAAAGTAACCGTTCAAGCAAGTGCACTTATATCCCGGCGAATGTGAAATTTGGATACAGAGTCCTCCGTTATTGCATGGCTGTTGACTGCAAATGTCATTTGTGCGACcctttcaatgaaaaaaataatttttaatcaattttagtgaaaaaaaaaattattttttgtacctttAATGCGTTTTGGCACTCTGTCCGACTCAAATACCGAAACTCCGATTTACATCCAAAGGCGCACGTGCATTGTCCATTATCGATACGGCAACCGTGATGAGCATCTTTGACATCGCAAGCACTGACAAACGCGATAACtgaagcgcaaaaaaaaataattttatttaaaaaatggtcctaactaacatttttttatgatcgaCACTCAACAAGTACTCGAGAACATATGTTCGAAAGCATAGAACAATACAAAAATAGAAAGTTATTGATGTGTGAGTGTGTGCGTcacttaaaaaatctgaatgaaatgcatttttgttctttgattCTCGTgataatgaatgaaattccTTTCAAAATGCTCGACTTGACTTAGAGATtggtgcgaaaaaaaatttgatatgaaattttttgtgatatgaaACACACTTTTACTCCATTCCGCTCGAAACATCGAAGAAAGAGGCagatttattgttttgtttccttatctccaactttttttttcctgtatattgtaaaaaaatcgttgacCTCTGTTTCTTACaagttattataataatagaaCACGACGCAAGTCACTCGCATGAAAAAAGGGAGTTAAATCGTCTttctttgtacaaaaaaaatgactaaaaataaaaatcttaccgGAAATTAGAGCTACGAGTGTCAATAATAGTGCATTTCGGCTGCATCGATGCATctctcacaaaaatattttttttctcgatcaAAGCGCAAAATTGAACAGAAATCTGGGTTAAGAGCGAccgttaaataataattgttactTAATCAGCAAGTATTTCGTCTCATTAGACAGTAATTAGATTAAATgcgaagtatttttttttgttgattaaaaatttgttttttttgaagaagaagagagaTTGAACAATGCCCGACGACGATTACTTACATACTGACGAGAGATTGCATTGAGAAGCGAAGACGAAGACGGAtaggaagaaaaataagaaagaatGTATACCTACAGAAGAATGTTTTCTTCATGGATTGAATAGAACAAAATAGATTGTTATTGAATTCtgtgtagaaattttttatgaattttattttggagAGAATTGAAATACTCTCTTAGtgaaatgttcattttttgatcatgaaagaaattttaagtgatTCCATTGGTAAGTCAAGTGTTAATATTAACGGTATTTTTAAAGCGCGAAATgtgtttttgaaataaaataattttaaaaaattaagaattttatctaaaaaggcgaacaaaaattgattttacaaaaaaaaaaataaataaataaaaaaacaacatttagtaaattttttttccaaattaaattaggtataatatttttaaatttttaataaaaatttttaaattgtaatattAGGAATCAATTAtgaattttgtcataaaaaactaaaattgatggcaaaaaattaattaaaatataaaatcgcatttttttgaattctaattttttaaaataattatttaattaagaattaaaaattaaaacaatcgaaaaaaataaatttaaaaaaaatcattaaattgacgtatatttgatatttttttcaagatcttAGCAAGAAGCTTTTTAAatctattgaattttatttgaaaaaaaaaaaaa
It encodes:
- the LOC134831890 gene encoding adhesive plaque matrix protein 2-like, translated to MHRCSRNALLLTLVALISVIAFVSACDVKDAHHGCRIDNGQCTCAFGCKSEFRYLSRTECQNALKGRTNDICSQQPCNNGGLCIQISHSPGYKCTCLNGYFGSRCQRKCPTPGTLEYVQGKFSHECVVI